Proteins encoded together in one Alteribacter keqinensis window:
- the sigI gene encoding RNA polymerase sigma-I factor gives MEIQRGNVRLENDLIEQYIPFIRKTTAKVCKRYINTSEDDEYSIALIAFNEAIHQYSPDKGSSFLSFASLVIRRRVIDFIRQEQRRKIPLSIDYHDDDNENMENVAEIHASFHEYHEKQEREYRREEILHLNEQLKAFKISLSDVAKQCPKHQDARENMVKIAKTVVEIEGLRSTLMTKKRLPIKELTKHITMSRKTIERNRKYIIAVSLVLMEDYRYLKDYLKEWLG, from the coding sequence ATGGAAATTCAGCGCGGTAACGTCAGACTGGAAAATGATTTGATTGAACAGTATATTCCCTTTATAAGAAAAACAACCGCCAAAGTCTGTAAGAGGTATATTAATACATCTGAAGATGATGAGTATTCGATTGCCCTCATTGCTTTTAACGAAGCCATACATCAATATTCCCCTGATAAAGGCAGTTCCTTTCTTTCGTTTGCAAGTCTTGTAATCAGAAGAAGGGTGATTGATTTTATCAGGCAGGAACAGCGGCGAAAAATACCCCTGTCTATTGATTACCACGATGATGATAATGAAAACATGGAGAATGTTGCTGAAATTCATGCGTCATTCCACGAATATCATGAAAAACAGGAGAGAGAGTACCGAAGAGAGGAAATCCTCCACCTTAATGAGCAGTTAAAAGCTTTTAAGATTTCCCTGTCCGATGTAGCGAAGCAATGCCCGAAGCATCAGGATGCACGTGAGAACATGGTCAAGATTGCGAAAACCGTAGTTGAAATTGAAGGATTACGATCAACTTTGATGACGAAAAAGCGTCTGCCCATCAAAGAACTCACTAAACATATTACTATGAGCCGGAAAACAATAGAGAGAAACCGGAAATATATTATAGCGGTATCCCTTGTTTTAATGGAGGATTATCGTTATTTAAAGGATTATCTTAAGGAGTGGTTAGGGTGA
- a CDS encoding anti-sigma factor domain-containing protein encodes MKKGVVMEKHKRFMIVLTKEGEFVKAKRSAGARIGEEVPYKPANTFLVSMLYEHKSMTLPVAAVLCFIVFFALPFPDDERAYGVVAFDINPSIGITLDRKYEVVDLIYYNEDGKKILDELHPGDYIGESFDIAAYLILKESKAHGYLEEENSIYISTSTVFYEDQKWLARYEGWTTSIKEEYSINIISLLIDQSTLEEAKARAVSPGKIALSHTYDFELAEVEELRSFSMSQLVSEAGPEMSDILHSGSGEQDMDEVTLSSKQEQEEESPSSVTEKTEENKEAGSGSSQVSNSESDIDEEAPVDNITDEDSEPEEKPADYKDEKKQTKKSNEKKDKDKEEKKEKNEKKGHSEKNDTRGKGKKQEGNAQRRKGCSPPGLADKEEGHPSGNGRKNCDSPDK; translated from the coding sequence GTGAAAAAAGGGGTCGTCATGGAGAAGCATAAACGATTCATGATCGTTTTAACGAAAGAAGGAGAGTTCGTTAAAGCTAAACGGTCAGCTGGTGCCAGAATAGGTGAAGAAGTGCCCTATAAACCGGCGAATACGTTTCTTGTTTCGATGCTTTATGAACATAAATCCATGACACTGCCTGTGGCGGCTGTTTTGTGCTTTATCGTCTTTTTTGCACTGCCTTTCCCGGATGATGAAAGAGCATATGGTGTCGTTGCTTTTGATATTAATCCCAGTATCGGAATCACCCTTGACCGGAAATACGAAGTTGTTGATTTGATTTATTATAATGAAGACGGGAAAAAAATACTGGACGAACTGCACCCCGGGGATTATATAGGGGAATCCTTTGACATAGCAGCGTATCTAATTTTAAAAGAGAGCAAAGCTCATGGATACCTGGAGGAAGAAAATAGTATATACATATCCACCTCTACTGTGTTTTACGAAGACCAGAAGTGGCTTGCCAGATACGAAGGCTGGACCACATCCATAAAAGAAGAATACTCCATAAATATTATCTCTTTACTGATTGATCAGTCTACCTTGGAAGAAGCGAAAGCGAGAGCTGTTTCACCAGGGAAGATTGCCTTGTCCCATACATACGATTTTGAGCTGGCCGAGGTCGAGGAGCTGAGAAGTTTTTCAATGAGTCAGCTCGTATCCGAAGCAGGCCCGGAAATGTCAGATATACTTCACAGCGGTTCCGGTGAACAGGACATGGATGAAGTCACCCTCTCTTCAAAACAGGAACAGGAAGAAGAAAGTCCTTCATCTGTAACGGAGAAAACTGAAGAGAACAAAGAAGCAGGATCTGGATCATCTCAGGTCTCTAACAGTGAAAGCGATATTGATGAGGAAGCACCGGTAGATAATATAACCGACGAAGACTCTGAGCCGGAAGAAAAACCTGCTGATTATAAAGACGAAAAAAAACAGACTAAGAAGAGTAACGAAAAGAAAGATAAAGATAAAGAAGAGAAAAAAGAAAAAAATGAGAAAAAAGGTCATTCTGAAAAAAATGACACTCGCGGTAAGGGGAAGAAACAAGAAGGTAACGCACAACGGAGAAAAGGGTGCTCTCCTCCTGGTTTAGCAGACAAAGAGGAGGGACACCCCTCCGGTAATGGCAGGAAGAACTGTGATTCCCCGGATAAATAA
- a CDS encoding toxic anion resistance protein, which yields MSEKKNELKKDENAKTVIEQIRSEGNLEKILETIGRIGTEEQEKAGESLEALKRPVSDMMNDPNHELPEQLTKLKEVVADLEPNYLKQGKWEKLVNKIVRKSPLDKYAKKYQTIESEVETIIEALLHGKDKLQEDTVMLQQLKVVAKERMASLEEQIVMGKELNIMLEEEMKKEEWQNDPVPIQKGQQKVLSRVKNMQQAVLVLQQSLASVDIIAENNEKLEEAIFNAITMTKNIVTVTASIQLALGNQKKVIDAVQNVNESTEAMLLSNASLLKSNTEETLKTLEKPSVAIETFKKAYEDVYAAIEMTEQSNERIIESSKQFITEMDELNTKMEKKLLN from the coding sequence ATGTCAGAAAAGAAAAACGAACTCAAAAAAGATGAAAACGCCAAAACAGTTATAGAACAGATCCGGTCAGAAGGCAATCTTGAAAAAATTCTTGAAACGATCGGCAGGATTGGAACAGAAGAGCAGGAAAAGGCCGGTGAATCTCTCGAAGCACTGAAAAGACCGGTAAGCGACATGATGAACGACCCGAATCATGAGCTGCCGGAACAGCTGACCAAGCTGAAAGAAGTAGTTGCGGACCTGGAACCAAATTACTTAAAACAAGGAAAATGGGAAAAACTCGTAAACAAAATCGTCCGTAAAAGCCCTCTCGATAAGTACGCGAAAAAGTACCAAACAATTGAATCAGAGGTAGAAACAATCATTGAAGCACTTCTCCACGGTAAAGATAAGCTTCAGGAAGATACTGTAATGCTTCAGCAACTTAAGGTTGTAGCGAAAGAGCGGATGGCTTCTCTTGAAGAACAGATCGTCATGGGGAAAGAGCTTAACATAATGCTTGAAGAAGAGATGAAAAAAGAAGAATGGCAAAACGATCCGGTCCCGATACAAAAAGGACAGCAGAAAGTCCTCTCCCGCGTTAAAAACATGCAGCAAGCTGTACTTGTTCTTCAGCAGTCTCTTGCTTCTGTTGATATTATTGCCGAGAATAACGAAAAACTCGAAGAAGCTATATTTAACGCTATTACCATGACGAAAAACATCGTCACCGTTACAGCTTCCATTCAGCTTGCACTCGGGAATCAGAAAAAGGTCATTGATGCGGTTCAAAATGTAAATGAATCAACGGAAGCAATGCTTCTATCGAACGCATCGCTCTTGAAATCCAATACAGAAGAAACCCTTAAAACCCTCGAAAAACCGTCTGTTGCAATTGAAACATTCAAAAAGGCTTACGAGGATGTATATGCAGCGATTGAAATGACCGAGCAGTCAAACGAACGGATTATCGAATCGAGTAAACAGTTCATCACAGAGATGGATGAACTGAATACAAAAATGGAAAAGAAGCTCTTAAATTAA
- a CDS encoding purine-cytosine permease family protein, protein MRTAASAKNITVETIGLDAVPKHLRTTGALDYVRIQTAVAVNAGNFLVPAMAVLEGGLNFYAAVLSTVLGACLAFLFVSLLALPGARYGLPAQFVIRSMIGTKGSMYIASPIRTLTSLYWFGVQTIGGTYILKEMLSRSFDLEVPFLWLSIPLALIMAYLALVGFEALKNLSKFVLPLLFLSAIVMACLYLTGDYGGRTAKDIVNGSGNWSASVMILFGSLAFVQYVSGAGTSSDVSRYGRTPKHAFYGIFFGNSLGFLLTALLGAFTATVAGDWNPFVVSTRMTDSFFLIALIFTAAFMSMITINLNNAYTGGYSLLNSFPKLGRVKSAVIFGALGVIVSGFPIIADRAEQFISLLGTVIIPLTAVFIADYLFVKKGRLSKEAINNLAAGVYSLNVSAAWAVGAGVIIYLLVPGGLSPSFITFFVTPLIYLAILQRKGWNKKVKKCA, encoded by the coding sequence GTGAGAACGGCTGCTTCAGCAAAAAATATAACAGTGGAAACCATCGGGCTTGACGCAGTTCCGAAGCATTTAAGGACCACCGGGGCATTAGATTACGTAAGAATACAGACTGCTGTGGCTGTAAACGCAGGAAATTTCCTTGTGCCTGCTATGGCGGTACTTGAAGGTGGACTGAACTTTTATGCTGCTGTTCTGTCTACTGTTCTTGGGGCTTGCCTGGCATTTTTATTTGTATCACTTCTGGCTCTTCCCGGCGCTCGTTATGGTCTTCCAGCACAGTTTGTCATCCGGTCCATGATCGGAACGAAAGGTTCAATGTACATAGCCTCACCCATTCGTACACTCACTTCATTATACTGGTTCGGCGTACAGACTATCGGTGGAACCTATATATTAAAGGAGATGCTGTCCAGAAGTTTCGATCTGGAAGTACCTTTCCTGTGGCTTTCCATTCCTTTGGCTCTAATAATGGCTTATCTCGCCTTGGTAGGTTTTGAAGCGTTGAAAAATCTTTCGAAATTTGTCCTGCCTCTTCTGTTTCTCTCGGCGATTGTCATGGCCTGTTTGTACCTGACAGGAGACTACGGAGGGAGGACAGCAAAGGATATCGTAAACGGCAGCGGCAACTGGTCTGCCTCTGTGATGATATTATTCGGAAGTCTCGCTTTCGTGCAGTATGTATCGGGAGCAGGTACTTCTTCAGACGTATCCCGCTATGGAAGAACACCGAAACACGCCTTTTACGGAATCTTCTTTGGAAATAGTCTGGGCTTTTTACTCACAGCCCTTCTGGGAGCATTTACTGCCACAGTGGCAGGTGACTGGAATCCGTTTGTTGTTTCAACCCGGATGACCGATTCCTTTTTTCTCATTGCCTTGATTTTTACAGCAGCTTTCATGTCGATGATTACGATAAACCTGAATAATGCCTATACCGGTGGCTACAGCCTGTTAAACAGTTTTCCTAAGCTTGGAAGGGTGAAAAGTGCGGTCATATTTGGAGCACTCGGGGTTATCGTAAGTGGTTTTCCGATTATTGCAGACCGGGCTGAACAGTTCATTTCTCTCCTGGGTACCGTTATCATTCCTTTAACTGCAGTATTTATCGCAGATTACTTGTTTGTAAAAAAGGGAAGGTTATCCAAAGAGGCAATCAACAATCTTGCGGCTGGAGTGTATTCTCTGAATGTTTCCGCTGCGTGGGCTGTGGGGGCAGGGGTGATCATTTATCTTTTGGTGCCCGGCGGGCTTTCCCCAAGCTTTATTACGTTTTTTGTCACACCACTCATTTATCTGGCCATCCTTCAGCGTAAAGGATGGAACAAGAAGGTGAAAAAATGTGCCTGA
- a CDS encoding NRDE family protein: MCLIGISMKKNTKFPFILAANRDEFYARPTESLHRWEGYPAVYAGKDLKKGGTWLGVSETGCLGALTNVRERQEREARHSRGELIVNFLRRKDTDACTFVKQVSKDGGLYDGFNLLVGTPDTLCYGSNRVNGIKVLESGIYGLSNAALDTSWPKVEAVKDAMDRVSACEDQEELLNMLFSELAAAEPFPSELLPDTGFVEKLERMLSPVFISSEDYGTRCSTIIIMNRNRELTIVERRYHNKKTSDTKFTLAVP, from the coding sequence ATGTGCCTGATTGGAATCTCCATGAAAAAAAATACTAAATTTCCTTTCATTCTTGCTGCCAACAGGGATGAATTTTATGCCAGGCCCACAGAGTCCCTTCATCGCTGGGAGGGATACCCTGCTGTTTATGCTGGAAAAGACCTTAAAAAAGGCGGTACTTGGCTGGGTGTCTCTGAAACCGGCTGTCTGGGTGCTCTTACCAATGTCCGTGAACGGCAGGAAAGGGAGGCGCGGCATTCAAGAGGCGAGCTGATTGTCAATTTTTTAAGGAGAAAAGACACCGATGCATGCACCTTCGTAAAGCAGGTGAGTAAAGACGGGGGGCTGTACGATGGCTTCAATCTTCTGGTTGGCACACCTGACACACTTTGCTATGGGTCTAACAGAGTAAACGGCATAAAGGTACTTGAAAGTGGTATTTATGGGTTGAGTAATGCCGCATTGGATACGAGCTGGCCTAAAGTAGAAGCGGTAAAGGATGCCATGGACCGTGTGAGCGCCTGCGAAGATCAGGAAGAATTGCTTAATATGCTGTTTTCAGAGTTGGCTGCAGCTGAGCCGTTCCCTTCTGAGCTGCTTCCCGATACGGGATTTGTGGAGAAATTAGAACGGATGCTGTCTCCCGTTTTCATTTCTTCAGAAGACTATGGAACCCGCTGCTCTACGATTATTATCATGAATAGGAACAGAGAACTTACAATCGTTGAACGGCGCTATCATAATAAAAAGACCAGCGACACAAAATTTACACTGGCTGTCCCGTAA
- a CDS encoding twin-arginine translocase TatA/TatE family subunit, producing the protein MGFQNIGIPGLILILVIALVIFGPKKLPEIGRAMGQTLKEFKASAKDLTNDDDDRSSKKQNTNDTNQGR; encoded by the coding sequence ATGGGTTTTCAAAATATCGGTATCCCCGGTTTGATTTTAATATTGGTTATTGCCCTTGTTATCTTCGGTCCCAAGAAGCTTCCTGAAATCGGAAGAGCAATGGGGCAGACATTAAAGGAATTTAAAGCTTCTGCAAAAGATCTTACGAATGATGACGATGATCGTTCGTCTAAAAAGCAAAACACAAACGATACAAACCAGGGTCGTTAA
- the tatC gene encoding twin-arginine translocase subunit TatC produces the protein MAEQNMEMLDHLSELRKRIIIVLGSFILFFIVSFIFVRDIYEWLIKDLDMQLTILGPMDIIWIFFSIAGLIAFAATIPILLFQIWLFVKPALTVKETRVTLMYIPASVILFLAGLSFGYFVVLPLVLNFLLTLGDGMFQTMFTPDRYFQFVLRMTVPFSILFELPLVVMFLTSLGLITPYGLRKNRKYAFFAIVVISVLISPPDFISDILVIIPLVILYEVSITLSSIIYKRKIAGQNSEQL, from the coding sequence ATGGCCGAACAAAATATGGAGATGCTCGATCATTTAAGTGAATTGAGAAAACGCATTATTATTGTTCTCGGTTCTTTTATATTATTTTTTATTGTCAGCTTTATTTTTGTAAGAGATATCTATGAATGGCTGATTAAAGACCTGGATATGCAGCTTACAATTCTGGGGCCGATGGATATTATCTGGATATTCTTCAGTATTGCGGGACTAATTGCCTTTGCAGCGACGATTCCTATTCTCTTGTTTCAGATATGGCTTTTTGTAAAGCCGGCTCTGACAGTCAAGGAAACGAGGGTTACGCTGATGTATATACCGGCTTCCGTGATATTGTTCCTCGCCGGGCTGAGTTTTGGTTACTTTGTGGTTCTTCCTCTTGTGCTGAACTTTCTACTGACACTTGGAGACGGAATGTTTCAGACGATGTTTACCCCGGACAGGTATTTTCAGTTTGTCCTGAGGATGACGGTTCCTTTCAGTATCCTGTTTGAGCTTCCACTTGTCGTTATGTTCCTGACAAGCCTGGGGCTGATCACGCCTTACGGGCTGAGAAAAAACCGCAAGTACGCATTTTTTGCCATCGTTGTCATATCGGTATTAATTTCCCCGCCGGATTTTATCTCTGATATTCTGGTCATTATCCCTCTGGTGATTTTGTATGAAGTAAGCATTACACTATCCTCAATTATTTACAAAAGAAAGATTGCAGGCCAGAATAGTGAACAACTGTAA
- a CDS encoding deoxynucleoside kinase produces the protein MNIDRAGIPENALITLAGTVGVGKSTLTNTLAHALNFKSSFEKVDGNPYLEDYYADFKTWSFHLQIYFLAERFKQQKQMHETGTGYVQDRSIYEDVGIFAKMQYDNNNMTKRDYETYQSLFEAMVMSPYFPKPDVLIYIDGTLDKILERVGRRGREMETKTPRSFWEDLYTRYQEWIRDFDVCPVLHLDIEAYDCKDPESIQRVVDGIRTLIENPEKKYLKLEPMETADK, from the coding sequence ATGAATATTGACCGCGCAGGAATACCCGAAAATGCTCTCATAACACTGGCAGGAACGGTCGGTGTCGGGAAGTCTACCCTAACAAATACACTTGCCCATGCACTTAACTTTAAATCATCCTTTGAAAAAGTGGACGGAAACCCGTATCTCGAAGATTATTACGCCGACTTTAAAACATGGTCCTTTCACCTTCAGATTTACTTTTTAGCGGAGCGTTTTAAACAGCAAAAGCAAATGCATGAAACCGGAACCGGATACGTTCAAGACCGAAGTATCTATGAGGATGTAGGCATTTTTGCAAAGATGCAGTACGACAACAATAACATGACCAAACGTGACTACGAAACGTATCAATCTCTGTTTGAAGCGATGGTTATGTCACCCTACTTTCCGAAACCAGACGTGTTAATTTACATAGATGGAACCCTTGATAAGATTCTCGAGCGTGTAGGAAGACGGGGCCGTGAGATGGAAACGAAGACCCCTCGTTCTTTTTGGGAAGACCTCTACACCCGTTACCAGGAGTGGATTCGTGATTTTGATGTATGCCCGGTACTCCACCTGGATATCGAAGCTTACGACTGCAAAGATCCCGAATCTATTCAACGGGTTGTGGATGGTATACGTACATTGATTGAAAACCCGGAAAAGAAGTATTTAAAGCTGGAACCAATGGAAACGGCAGATAAATAA
- a CDS encoding deoxynucleoside kinase encodes MNHVPFIAVEGPIGVGKTSLAEKLSEDYRYFLLKEIVEENPFLGKFYEDINEWSFQTEMFFLCNRFKQLEDIQQIQLNQNQPVVSDYHIFKNRIFAKQTLKDDHFRKYDQIYHLLAADLPKPNVIIYLKASLDTLLKRIARRGRSIEKQIDPSYLEQLSRDYEMFIQTFKETHPDIPVITILGDEMDFVHRPEDYRAIVQKVDDAMKTAATLK; translated from the coding sequence ATGAACCATGTACCATTTATAGCTGTTGAAGGACCGATTGGTGTAGGCAAGACATCACTTGCAGAAAAACTATCTGAAGATTACCGTTACTTTCTTCTGAAAGAAATTGTCGAGGAAAACCCGTTTTTAGGCAAGTTTTATGAAGACATTAATGAGTGGAGTTTTCAGACGGAAATGTTTTTTCTCTGCAACCGGTTTAAGCAGCTTGAAGATATCCAGCAGATTCAGTTAAATCAGAATCAGCCGGTCGTTAGTGATTATCATATCTTTAAAAACCGGATTTTCGCAAAACAAACACTAAAAGATGACCATTTCAGAAAATACGATCAGATCTATCACCTTCTCGCAGCTGATCTGCCTAAACCAAACGTAATCATATACCTGAAAGCAAGTCTGGATACCTTGTTAAAGCGAATCGCCCGCCGCGGCCGTTCGATTGAAAAACAGATAGACCCTTCGTATCTTGAACAGTTGTCCAGGGATTACGAAATGTTTATACAAACATTTAAAGAAACACACCCGGACATCCCGGTTATCACCATTTTGGGAGATGAGATGGACTTCGTTCATCGGCCCGAGGACTACAGAGCGATTGTCCAAAAGGTGGATGATGCTATGAAAACGGCTGCCACCCTGAAGTAA
- the yfcC gene encoding putative basic amino acid antiporter YfcC, which yields MENKNKRKFQMPDTFVIIFFVVLAAALLTYVLPQGQFETEEVTFTTGDGGEDTRTVLVPGSFETVTDEEGESVRDGVNLFEDGGGAGFLNYVFEGLVSGDKWGSAVGVVAFIIIIGGAFGIIMKTRAIEEGIFSLIKHTKGRESLIIPVMFVMFSLGGAVFGMGEEAIAFAMILIPLVIALGYDAITGIMITYVATQIGFATSWMNPFGVAIAQGVADVPVLSGAPFRIAMWAFFTLVGVAYTWYYAARIKKDPTRSVSYESDEYFRKDVKQEDIKSRFGLGHSLVVASIVIGIVWIVWGVVQHAYYIPEIATQFFTIGLVAGIIGVIFKLNNMTINDIAQGFTQGARDLLPAALIVGMAKGIVIILGGDDPGEPSVLNTIMNAAGSSIEGLPVALSAWFMFLFQSVFNFFVVSGSGQAALTMPLLAPLSDIAGVSRQVAVLAYQLGDGFTNMIVPTSAALMGVLGAARLDWGKWFLFIIKFQVLIFILGSAFVITAALIGFS from the coding sequence ATGGAAAATAAAAATAAGCGGAAATTTCAAATGCCGGATACGTTCGTCATTATATTCTTTGTTGTTCTCGCTGCTGCCCTGCTTACATATGTACTTCCTCAGGGACAGTTTGAAACAGAAGAGGTAACGTTCACAACCGGTGATGGGGGAGAAGATACCCGGACTGTACTGGTCCCGGGAAGTTTTGAAACTGTCACTGATGAAGAAGGGGAGTCTGTACGTGATGGTGTAAACCTCTTCGAAGATGGCGGCGGGGCCGGGTTTTTAAACTACGTATTCGAAGGTCTCGTGTCTGGTGATAAATGGGGTTCTGCAGTCGGCGTAGTGGCTTTTATCATTATTATCGGCGGTGCTTTTGGAATCATTATGAAGACCCGTGCAATTGAAGAAGGGATCTTTTCTTTAATTAAACACACAAAAGGCCGTGAAAGCCTGATTATTCCAGTTATGTTTGTCATGTTCTCTCTCGGTGGGGCGGTATTTGGGATGGGTGAAGAAGCTATTGCTTTTGCCATGATCTTAATTCCTCTTGTTATCGCACTTGGGTATGATGCCATTACCGGCATTATGATTACATATGTAGCAACCCAGATCGGGTTCGCAACAAGCTGGATGAATCCATTTGGCGTAGCCATTGCACAGGGGGTAGCTGATGTTCCTGTGTTGTCAGGTGCGCCGTTCCGAATAGCCATGTGGGCATTTTTTACGTTAGTGGGTGTGGCATATACATGGTATTACGCCGCGCGTATTAAAAAAGACCCGACCCGTTCTGTTTCCTACGAATCGGATGAGTATTTCCGTAAGGATGTTAAACAGGAAGACATTAAAAGCAGGTTCGGACTTGGACACAGTCTCGTTGTAGCCTCGATTGTAATTGGTATTGTATGGATTGTATGGGGAGTGGTTCAGCACGCATACTACATTCCGGAAATTGCGACGCAATTTTTCACAATAGGCCTGGTTGCCGGTATTATCGGTGTAATCTTTAAATTAAACAACATGACCATAAATGATATTGCCCAAGGATTCACACAGGGAGCCCGTGATCTGCTGCCTGCTGCACTTATTGTAGGTATGGCGAAGGGGATTGTCATTATTCTTGGGGGCGATGATCCAGGTGAACCATCGGTATTAAATACAATAATGAACGCTGCGGGAAGCTCGATTGAAGGTCTGCCTGTTGCTTTGTCTGCATGGTTTATGTTTTTGTTTCAATCCGTCTTTAATTTCTTTGTGGTGTCAGGTTCAGGACAGGCTGCTCTTACAATGCCTCTTCTTGCCCCTCTTTCCGATATAGCAGGAGTATCAAGACAGGTAGCGGTTCTTGCATACCAGCTTGGTGATGGATTTACAAACATGATTGTTCCGACCTCCGCTGCTCTTATGGGTGTACTTGGGGCAGCCAGACTTGACTGGGGGAAATGGTTTTTGTTCATCATAAAATTTCAGGTTTTAATCTTTATTCTTGGATCAGCTTTTGTTATTACTGCTGCATTAATTGGCTTCAGCTAG
- a CDS encoding DegV family protein, whose product MSKKVKIVTDSTSDLPKEMMDELAVTVVPLSVTVDGESYIDGVDITPDEFLNKLVASENIPQSSQPSAGSFAEIYDRLGEDGSDILSIHMTSGMSGTYNSARTASTMTDSEVTVVDSGFISLALSFQVREAAKMAMEGASLEQIKDRIEKIKKTSSLYIMVDTLEYLSKGGRIGRGKALMGSLLKIKPVASLADGVYTPVTKVRTHVQMMNFFKKQFKEETAGKTVRGIGIAHADALELAEKVKNNIMELTDFEDFQIRPTTPIISTHTGPGAIALMYYTEPE is encoded by the coding sequence ATGAGTAAAAAAGTTAAAATCGTTACTGATTCAACAAGTGACCTTCCAAAAGAAATGATGGACGAACTCGCAGTTACAGTTGTTCCGTTGTCTGTTACGGTCGATGGTGAGTCCTATATTGACGGTGTGGACATCACGCCGGATGAATTTTTGAATAAACTTGTTGCAAGTGAAAATATCCCGCAAAGCTCACAACCTTCCGCAGGTTCATTTGCTGAAATCTATGACAGGCTCGGTGAAGATGGAAGTGATATTCTATCTATACATATGACATCAGGTATGAGCGGAACCTACAATTCCGCGCGGACGGCTTCAACGATGACTGACAGTGAGGTAACAGTTGTTGATTCGGGTTTTATTTCTCTTGCATTGTCCTTTCAGGTAAGAGAAGCTGCGAAGATGGCTATGGAAGGAGCTTCCCTTGAACAAATAAAAGATAGAATCGAAAAGATAAAAAAAACGTCATCCTTATATATCATGGTAGATACTCTTGAATATCTATCGAAGGGTGGAAGGATCGGCAGAGGGAAGGCCCTTATGGGTTCACTCCTTAAAATTAAGCCTGTTGCCTCTCTTGCAGACGGTGTATATACTCCAGTTACAAAAGTGCGGACTCATGTGCAGATGATGAACTTTTTCAAAAAACAGTTTAAGGAAGAAACTGCGGGAAAAACAGTGAGAGGAATCGGGATTGCTCATGCTGATGCCCTTGAGCTGGCTGAAAAGGTTAAAAATAATATCATGGAGCTTACGGATTTTGAAGATTTCCAAATCCGTCCGACGACACCGATTATCAGTACCCACACAGGACCCGGTGCCATTGCCCTGATGTATTATACAGAACCTGAATAA
- a CDS encoding patatin-like phospholipase family protein, with translation MRGMYTAGILEYFLKKDWHFPYVIGVSAGACNAASYISKQLGRNEKVTIGYCTHPDYISYKRWFSKGELFNMDLIFDKIPNQEVFFDFDAFFGSDQKFLVGTTDCATGETIYYEKNEVGDSFLNILRASSSLPFVAPVTRYKERVLMDGGISDPIPLKRSMKDGNEKHIVVLTQRDGYIKKPLTRGKWVFKRKYKGHPGLIKAVEGRSVVYNEAIEEVRKAEKDGRAFVFRPDELMGVSRVEKREERLRSLYEHGYEHAKKRADELEAFLSS, from the coding sequence ATGCGCGGTATGTATACAGCTGGAATATTAGAATATTTCTTGAAAAAGGATTGGCATTTTCCTTATGTTATAGGTGTATCAGCAGGGGCATGCAATGCAGCATCCTATATCTCCAAACAATTAGGGCGGAATGAGAAAGTTACGATTGGCTACTGCACGCATCCTGACTACATCTCCTACAAAAGGTGGTTCTCCAAAGGGGAGCTTTTTAATATGGATCTGATCTTTGATAAAATACCCAACCAGGAAGTATTTTTTGATTTTGATGCATTTTTCGGTTCGGATCAAAAGTTTCTCGTTGGAACAACCGACTGTGCGACCGGTGAAACCATTTATTATGAAAAAAACGAAGTCGGGGATTCATTTCTTAACATATTAAGAGCATCAAGTTCACTCCCTTTTGTGGCCCCGGTTACCAGATATAAGGAACGTGTCCTTATGGATGGGGGGATCAGTGATCCCATCCCATTAAAGAGATCCATGAAAGACGGGAACGAAAAACACATTGTCGTTCTTACCCAGCGCGATGGTTATATTAAAAAACCTCTTACGAGAGGGAAATGGGTATTCAAGAGGAAGTATAAAGGTCATCCCGGACTCATAAAAGCAGTAGAAGGCCGGTCGGTTGTATACAATGAAGCGATCGAGGAGGTCAGAAAGGCTGAGAAAGACGGGAGAGCGTTTGTATTCAGACCGGATGAGTTAATGGGTGTATCAAGGGTGGAAAAACGTGAAGAGCGCCTGCGGAGTCTCTATGAGCATGGCTACGAGCATGCAAAGAAAAGAGCAGATGAGCTCGAAGCTTTTCTTTCTTCTTAG